One Candidatus Methylomirabilota bacterium genomic region harbors:
- a CDS encoding MFS transporter, with protein sequence MDERAKRRVLVAVMLTIFLAAIESTVVALAMPTIVASLGGLRHYSWVFSGYLLTQTVTMPLWGRFSDLYGRRPVYLAGLTTFLVGSALSGAAQDMAQLIVFRMVQGLGAGSLMTLGYTIIGEIFGLERRARLQGYLSGVWGVASMVGPPLGGLLTDHLSWRSVFYMNLPFGAVAMALVATALGGAMPARRRPVIDWRGVVCFTVGIVLVMLALVEAGRETAWSGAAVLAPLAAGVATLAVFV encoded by the coding sequence ATGGACGAGCGGGCCAAGCGGCGCGTGCTGGTCGCGGTCATGCTCACCATCTTCCTGGCGGCGATCGAGTCCACCGTCGTCGCGCTCGCGATGCCGACGATCGTCGCGAGCCTGGGCGGCCTGCGGCACTACTCCTGGGTCTTCTCCGGCTACCTGCTGACCCAGACGGTCACGATGCCGCTCTGGGGCCGGTTCTCCGACCTCTACGGGCGCCGCCCGGTCTACCTCGCGGGGCTGACCACGTTTCTCGTCGGCTCGGCGCTGTCGGGCGCGGCGCAGGATATGGCCCAGCTCATCGTGTTCCGGATGGTCCAGGGGCTCGGCGCGGGGTCGCTGATGACGCTCGGCTACACGATCATCGGCGAGATCTTCGGGCTCGAGCGCCGCGCGCGGCTCCAGGGCTATCTCTCGGGCGTGTGGGGTGTGGCCTCGATGGTCGGGCCGCCGCTCGGCGGCCTCCTGACCGACCACCTCTCCTGGCGCTCGGTCTTCTACATGAACCTGCCCTTCGGCGCCGTCGCGATGGCGCTCGTCGCCACGGCCCTCGGGGGCGCGATGCCCGCCCGGCGCCGGCCCGTGATCGACTGGCGTGGCGTCGTCTGCTTCACGGTGGGGATCGTGCTCGTCATGCTGGCGCTCGTCGAGGCGGGCCGGGAGACGGCGTGGTCGGGCGCCGCCGTGCTCGCGCCGCTCGCGGCGGGCGTGGCGACGCTCGCCGTGTTCGTCG
- a CDS encoding gamma-butyrobetaine hydroxylase-like domain-containing protein, whose amino-acid sequence MNKAVALRILGQPDPNVPKDVHLVGRYALGVDWADGHGSIYPFDRLRRDCGCGACATLETLAPAAAWPREIKKTDAGLAVTWADGHASLYPWADLRGLCRCAGCTGGH is encoded by the coding sequence GTGAACAAGGCCGTCGCGCTCCGGATCCTCGGTCAGCCCGACCCGAACGTGCCGAAGGACGTGCACCTGGTCGGCCGCTACGCGCTCGGCGTGGACTGGGCCGACGGTCACGGCTCGATCTATCCCTTCGACCGGCTGCGGCGCGACTGCGGGTGCGGTGCGTGCGCCACGCTCGAGACGCTCGCGCCGGCGGCGGCGTGGCCGCGGGAGATCAAGAAGACCGACGCCGGGCTCGCCGTCACGTGGGCCGACGGCCACGCGAGCCTCTACCCCTGGGCGGACCTGCGCGGGCTCTGCCGCTGCGCCGGCTGCACCGGCGGTCACTGA
- a CDS encoding MBL fold metallo-hydrolase: protein MSVELTYHGWSCFTLRTAAGRTLVFDPNWTNPFGPPLAGPEAFAGADLCLVTHGHFDHIQDVPGLMRRTRMTLVASPEICRFLRDTHGIAADRVREVELDRSLEWHGLTVTTFEWDHRIVDTKKMFAARPEAKEMMSGLYFSNPYDARRMGFTVTLEDGRRVTNYCEGFNDQTRLDRVRAVAARDRPDVVVAGAQLDYPARVAEAAAILHPRRLVLFHPHTDYFAFVGLPSLPPSEFIRAVRAAAPGVEVEAVEPGRRLRL, encoded by the coding sequence GTGAGCGTGGAGCTCACCTACCACGGCTGGTCGTGCTTCACGCTCCGGACGGCGGCCGGCCGCACGCTCGTCTTCGATCCGAACTGGACGAACCCGTTCGGCCCGCCCCTCGCGGGCCCGGAGGCGTTCGCCGGCGCCGACCTCTGCCTCGTGACCCACGGCCACTTCGACCATATCCAGGACGTGCCCGGGCTCATGCGGCGCACGCGGATGACGCTCGTCGCGTCGCCGGAGATCTGCCGCTTCCTCCGCGACACGCACGGCATCGCCGCCGACCGCGTGCGCGAGGTCGAGCTCGACCGCTCGCTCGAGTGGCACGGCCTCACCGTCACGACGTTCGAGTGGGACCACCGGATCGTGGACACGAAGAAGATGTTCGCGGCGCGCCCCGAGGCGAAGGAGATGATGTCGGGGCTCTACTTCTCGAACCCGTACGACGCGCGTCGCATGGGGTTCACGGTGACGCTGGAGGACGGGCGGCGGGTGACCAATTACTGCGAGGGGTTCAACGACCAGACCCGCCTCGACCGCGTGCGCGCGGTCGCCGCCCGCGACCGGCCCGACGTCGTGGTGGCGGGCGCCCAGCTCGATTACCCCGCGCGCGTGGCGGAGGCGGCGGCGATCCTCCACCCGCGCCGGCTCGTCCTCTTCCACCCGCACACCGACTACTTCGCGTTCGTCGGGCTCCCGTCGCTCCCGCCGTCCGAGTTCATCCGCGCCGTCCGCGCCGCCGCGCCCGGCGTGGAGGTCGAGGCGGTGGAGCCGGGGCGGCGCCTCCGCCTGTAG
- a CDS encoding APC family permease, translating into MRLHRLKRLFVGSPLPTAQQRHERLGRATALAVFASDALSSVAYATEEILLVLILAGTVALSYSLPIAIAIAILIAIVVSSYRQTIRAYPQGGGAYIVSKDNLGTTAGLVAGAALLIDYVLTVAVSVAAGVAALTSAVPFLFRYRVPLCVLAVVVVSVANLRGLRESGKLFAAPTYLFVGSLGALIVYGAAGALFDFIPERPYQDHPPGLEGVGLFLILRAFASGCTALTGVEAVSDGVPAFKPPEAHNARVVLTWLGVILIVLFLGITFLSYDFGIIPRHDETVVSQLARHVFGGGPFYYVIQAGTMLILLLAANTSFADFPRLSFFLARDRFIPRQFATQGDRLVFSNGIVILGGVATLLLVAFNGDTHALIPLYAVGVFLSFTLSQASMVRRWLRLREEGWWWRWWFNGLGAVVTGLVVLTIAATKFTHGAWIVVLLIPTLVAAFVIVHRHYDEVARQLSLEGFEPPPPITNTVLVLVGDIHRGVVKAIQYAQSLSPNAKAVFVETDPERTRRLEEKWGKWGMGAPLIVLTSPYRSLLGPLLEYIDNLQKDENHVVTIVLPEFIPAKWWQLGLHNQTALLIKGAMLFRKNVIVTDVPYHLSH; encoded by the coding sequence GTGCGTTTGCACCGGCTGAAGCGCCTCTTCGTCGGCTCGCCCCTCCCCACTGCCCAGCAACGGCACGAGCGCCTCGGCAGGGCCACCGCGCTCGCCGTCTTCGCCTCCGACGCGCTCTCGTCGGTGGCGTACGCCACGGAGGAGATCCTGCTCGTCCTCATCCTGGCGGGCACGGTCGCGCTGAGCTACTCGCTGCCGATCGCGATCGCGATCGCGATCCTCATCGCGATCGTCGTCAGCTCCTACCGCCAGACGATCCGGGCCTACCCGCAGGGCGGCGGCGCCTACATCGTCAGCAAGGACAACCTCGGGACCACCGCGGGGCTGGTCGCGGGCGCGGCGCTGCTGATCGACTACGTCCTGACCGTGGCGGTGTCGGTCGCCGCGGGCGTCGCCGCGCTCACGTCCGCGGTGCCGTTCCTCTTCCGCTACCGCGTGCCGCTCTGCGTGCTCGCGGTCGTCGTCGTCTCGGTCGCGAACCTCCGCGGGCTGCGCGAGTCGGGCAAGCTCTTTGCCGCGCCGACCTACCTGTTCGTCGGGAGCCTCGGCGCCCTCATCGTCTACGGCGCCGCCGGGGCGCTCTTCGACTTCATCCCCGAGCGGCCGTACCAGGATCACCCCCCGGGCCTCGAGGGCGTGGGGCTCTTCCTGATCCTCCGGGCGTTCGCCTCGGGCTGCACGGCCCTCACCGGCGTCGAGGCCGTCTCCGACGGCGTGCCCGCGTTCAAGCCGCCGGAGGCGCACAACGCGCGCGTCGTGCTGACATGGCTGGGCGTCATCCTGATCGTGCTCTTCCTCGGCATCACCTTCCTCAGCTACGACTTCGGGATCATCCCGCGCCACGACGAGACGGTCGTCTCGCAGCTCGCGCGCCACGTCTTCGGCGGCGGGCCCTTCTACTACGTGATCCAGGCCGGGACGATGCTCATCCTCTTGCTGGCGGCGAACACCTCGTTCGCCGACTTCCCGCGCCTCAGCTTCTTCCTCGCGCGCGACCGGTTCATCCCGCGGCAGTTCGCGACGCAGGGCGACCGGCTCGTCTTCTCCAACGGCATCGTGATCCTCGGGGGCGTCGCGACGCTGCTGCTCGTGGCGTTCAACGGCGACACGCACGCGCTGATCCCGCTCTACGCGGTCGGCGTGTTCCTGTCGTTCACGCTCTCGCAGGCGAGCATGGTGCGGCGCTGGCTCCGGCTCCGCGAGGAGGGCTGGTGGTGGCGCTGGTGGTTCAACGGTCTGGGCGCGGTCGTGACCGGGCTCGTCGTGCTCACGATCGCGGCGACGAAGTTCACCCACGGCGCGTGGATCGTCGTGCTGCTGATCCCGACGCTCGTGGCCGCGTTCGTGATCGTGCACCGCCACTACGACGAGGTTGCGCGGCAGCTCTCGCTCGAGGGCTTCGAGCCCCCGCCGCCGATCACGAACACGGTGCTCGTGCTGGTCGGCGACATCCACCGCGGCGTCGTGAAGGCGATCCAGTACGCGCAGTCGCTCTCGCCGAACGCGAAGGCCGTCTTCGTCGAGACCGACCCGGAGCGGACGCGCCGGCTCGAGGAGAAGTGGGGCAAGTGGGGGATGGGGGCGCCGCTGATCGTGCTGACGTCACCCTACCGGTCGCTGCTCGGGCCGCTGCTCGAGTACATCGACAACCTCCAGAAGGACGAGAACCACGTCGTGACGATCGTGCTTCCCGAGTTCATCCCGGCCAAGTGGTGGCAGCTCGGCCTCCACAACCAGACGGCGCTCCTGATCAAAGGGGCGATGCTCTTCCGGAAGAACGTGATCGTCACCGACGTGCCCTATCACCTGAGCCACTAG